The window TGTACGCGCCTTCCAATCCTTTGAGGATACGCTTGAAATCTTTATCGATCTCATTTTCTGTAAGCGTTCTCTTTTGATTTTGAAAAACCAGTCGAAATGTAAGACTTTTTTTGCCACTTGCAATAGATTTTCCTTCATAGATATCGTATAAGCGGCTATATAATAAGTACTTACCAGCATTTTCATTGATGATTTTATCAATATCTTCAAAAACCACATGAGCATCTATCAAGATGGACAGATCTCGTTCCACTGTTGGAAATGCTGGGACTTTTTCATATTTGATGCGGTTATTTTTGCCAAGATCTTTGGAAACATTCACCTCACAGTAAACACCTAAGATCTGGTCAGTGTTATCTCCATCCTCTTTTAACTCGCCCAGGATACCAATCTTCTCCCCTCCGAGCATAACTTCAACACCACTATTGAACATCTTGTGTTTCACAGGTGCAAATATTAATTGTTCGTTAAAAAGATCAGCAAATAGAGCGCTCAAGACACCCTTCATATGGAAGATATCAGAGGATACAGCTTTTTGCGACCACTGTTGTACCTGCAGCTCACCAGCCATAAACAGGACGAGATGTGTGCGTTCTCCTGCACCTGTATCTGAGTTAAGGTCAACAGAACTCACTTGCCCGACTTCAAATAATTTCAGGTCTGCCTGGCGCCGATTCAGATTGTATTCAGCCGCTTTTATCATACCGACCATAAGCGAAGTGCGAATGGATGCCATATCCCTGGACAATGGGTTAGCCAGCATCAAGGGTTCCTCATCGCCCAGAACCACAGGATGCTCTTCAATGCTCACCAGACTATTTCCGTAGATCTGGTTAAAGCCAATTGAGGCGAGATGATCCATGATCTTTTCACGCATTTTATCAGGAGCTGGCGGACTTATTTTATTTGAAATGCTGAAATGCTCTGGAGTTGGGATATTATCATAGCCGAAAATTCGACCGATTTCCTCTATGAGATCGATCTCACGCGATAAATCAGGCCGAAATGTGGGAGCCGTCACAACAAAGCTTTCGTTTTCCGCAGCAGTAACTACCATTCCCAGACCAGCAAATATTTTGGCCATGTCCTGTGCTGCTATGTCAGTCCCCAATATTTTATTGCACCGTTCAACTCGGAAATCAATGACCTGAGGCATGATCTCTTCAGGATATACATCTACTGCCCCTTGGGTGATGTGACCTCCCGCTAACTCTACAATCAACCCGGCTAAACGATCCAGCGCGTAGATTACTCCATTGGGATCTGTTCCTCGTTCAAAGCGATGACTCGCATCTGTGGCTAACTGTAATTTCCGGGCACCTCGTCGAACAACTATCGGATCAAAATAGGCACTCTCTAAAAGCAGATCGGTAGTATCATCCTTTACCTCGGAATTCTCACCACCCATGACCCCAGCGACAGCAATCGGTTTGAGCCCATCACAGATCAGTAGAACTTTGTCATCCAACTCACGTTCCTTACCATCCAAAGTAGTGATCTTCTCATTCTCTTTGGCCATGCGAACAACAATCTTGTCACCTTCAATAAAGCGGAGATCGAATGTATGCAAGGGATGCCCGGTCTCCATTAAAACATAGTTGGCCGCATCAACGACATTATTAATCGAACGAATACCGATTGCTTGTAATCGCTGTCGCAGCCAGATCGGTGATTCAGATATCTTGATATCTTTGATCAATCGAGCAGCATAACGAGGACAAGCCTGCTCATCCAGAATCTCGACAGAAATCAGATCAGCGGTGTTCAAGGAGGACTCAACCAGAGAAATGTCAGGTTTTTGGATACTTTTGCCCAATAAGGCAGCCAGATCTCGAGCTACACCAATGTGTCCCAGTGCATCCGAACGATCCGGTGTAAGATCGAGCTCGATCGAGACATCCCCTCCAGAAAGATAGTCTGTCATATCCATTCCAGGTTGGGCAGCCGTATCCAAAACCATGATACCTTCATGATTTGTAGAAAGTTCTAACTCCCGCTCAGAACAGATCATCCCATATGACACGATCCCCCTCAGTTTGGCCTTTTTGATCTTCATTCCATCAGGAAAGGTGGTTCCAATGGTGGCAACTGAAACCTTCTGTCCCTGATCAACATTTGGTGCTCCACAAATGATCTGATGTGGTTCTCCATCCCCAAGGTCGACATAACAGACGCTTAACTTATCGGCATCAGGATGTTTTTCCTTCGAAATGACATGGCCTACTTTAATCGATTTGAAAAAATCAGGAAATTGCTTAACCAGGTTTGCTTCAAGCCCAGCTGCTGTCAATTTTTCTGCAAGGGCGACAGGACTAAGATCAATATCGATGTATTCTTTGAGCCAGTTGTAGGAGATATTCATGGTCGCTTACCTATGCTGGAAGAGCATATTATGTTTAATGGTTAGAATTGTTTCAAGAAGCGGACATCGTTCTCATAAAATAAACGGATGTCATTGATGCCATATTTGAGCATGGCAATGCGTTCCACACCCATACCAAAGGCATAGCCAGTATATTTTTCAGAATCATAGTCAACTGCTGCAAAGACGTTGGGATCAACCATGCCACAGCCCCCAATCTCCAACCAGCCGGTCTGTTTGCAGACACGACAACCCTGACCATTGCAGAGAAAGCAAGTGACATCAACTTCATTGCTTGGCTCCGTAAAAGGAAAGAAACTTGGCCGAAAACGCAACTTGACATCTTCTCCAAAATATTCCCGACAAAATAATTCCAGGGTTGCCTTCAGCTCACCCAGGGTGACATTCTCATCCACATACAGACCTTCAATCTGATGAAAAAGACAGTAATGCCCGGCATCAATGGCTTCGTTGCGATATACCCTGCCCGGCATAATTGATCGTATTGGAGGTTGTTCCTCCAGCATTAATCGGATCTGTACCGGTGAAGTATGGGTCCTGAGAACAGAACCATTGTTCAGGAAAAAGGTGTCCTGCATATCACGGGCAGGATGTTCAGGTGGAAAATTCAGAGCATCAAAATTTCGCCACTGGGTCTCGACCTCAGGCCCTTCAGCCACGGAGAATCCCAACCTGTGGAAGATATTTTTCATATCGCGGAGGGTCTGCTCAATGGGATGCAGGGTTCCACGCTCATAATGAACCCCCGGTAAACTGACATCCAAACCGGATGACTCCCCACCGGCTGAAGTCGTGCTGGACATCAAGTTATCAATTGTCTCCTGCACTTCCTGTTTAAGGCGATTGACCAAATTGCCAAAATCACCCTTGCGGGCAGGCTCCACATCTTTGATTTGCTTAAACAAGTCATTCAGGACACCCTTGCGCCCTAAATACTGTTGTTTGATCCGCTCTAAATCAGAAAGCGCTGGACTTGATGCCAACGCTTGCTTGAATTCTGAGCGTAATTCGTCGACTTTCTTAAAAAGCGACATACGCTATCCTAACTGTGGTTTATTCAGCGGAGTCCGAAATATCCGTTACCAGTTGCACACCTGACAAATACTCGTTTACATACAGTTGTATGTTTCCCCTTTTGCCCAGGTCGTCCTTGATCACGAACATTCTAAACTACACACTCACTTAAAAGGTAGATTCTATTTGGTTTTTGCTACAATCGCTGCAAATCCAGCTGGATCTGTTACAGCGATCTCGGCCAACATTTTGCGATTGAGTTCAATACTACTCTTTTTCAAACCATTCATCAATCTGGAATAGCTCACCCCGTTCAAACGGGCAGCAGCGTTGATCCTGGCTATCCATAAGCGACGGAATTGACGTTTGCGATCTTTCCGATCCCGATAGGCGTAGACCCAGGCGCGTTCAACCGTCTCACGTGCTGTCTTATACAGACGAGAGCGGGCACCATAATAGCCCCTGGCTGCCTTTAGATATTTTTTGTGCCGTCTTTTACGAGCGACGGAACTGCTTGATTTTGGCATTAATAGCTCCTAATACTTAAACTGAAATTACTTTTTTCACTTTAGCAGCATCACCACCTGTCAAAAGACCGGATTTGCGAAGTTTTCTTTTCTGCTTCTGTGATTTGTTGTTCTGCATGTGACTGGTAAAAGCTTTATTTCGCTTCACTTTCCCTTTGCCGGTTAGCTTGAAGCGCTTTTTGGCAGCACGATTTGATTTCATTTTGGGCACGTTTAGTTACCTCCCTTTTTCAAGGTGACCACGGTTGTTAGGAATCTACCTTCCATGGTCGGCGTATATTCCATATTTATATCCTCTCCTAAATGACTCATGATCTTCGTCATAAGCAGAGGTCCACGATCAAGATAGGCCATTTCACGGCCCCTGAACATGATCGTAATCTTTACTCTATCTCCATCATCCAGAAATTCTCTTACTTTGGTAACCTTCGTCTTCAGATCGTGATCTTCGATATTGGGTCTAAAGCGAACTTCCTTATTCTGAATAACTTTTTGTTTTTTCTTTGCCTCTTTGGCTTTTTTGGCTTTCTCATACTTGAACTTGCTATAATCCATCAGTTTGCAAACTGGTGGTTTAGCATTGGGAGCGACCTCTACCAGATCAAGTTCAGCTTTTTCAGATCGCACCAAGGCTTCCTGGACAGGTACAACTCCCACCTGTTCACCATTTTCATCCACGAGGCGAACCTCGGGTTCGTCAATCTCACCATTGATACGGAGTTCTTCCTCCTTAGCATAAACCTTATATTTTTTGATCTGTTCTCTCCCTTATTTCATCTAAAATTCGTTCGTTCACTTCTGCAAGATCAAGTGTACCAATATCTCCGGCACCATGACGACGAACACTAACTTTCTGCTCTTCAACCTCACGGTCGCCGAGTATAAACATGTAAGGCACTTTTTCCAACTCAGCCAGACGAATCTTCTGACCGATCTTTTCATTTTTCCAATTGGCTTCCACGCGGATTCCGGCAGTCCTTAATTCTTTCACTACTGCCCGAGCATAGTCTTCGTGGCGATCAGCAATGGGAATCACCTTCACCTGGATCGGAGCCAACCAAACAGGCATTCTAGCTGCAAAATGCTCAATGAGGATACCCATAAATCTTTCCAGACTCCCCACAATGGCTCGATGGATCATCACAGGTTGATGATCCTTACCATCTTCACCAGTGTAAGTCAGCCCAAAACGCTCGGGCATGGAAAAATCAACCTGAACCGTGCCACACTGCCAGCTTCTATTCAGTGAATCCTTTATGTGAAAATCAATCTTGGGTCCATAGAAAGCCCCATCACCCGGATTTAGCTGAAAATCTATCTCCCGGGAACGAAGCACACTTTCCAGGGCATCTTCGGCTTTATCCCAGACTGCTTGTGAGCCAATGGACTTTTCAGGCTTCGTGCTCAACTCAACATGTATATTTTCGAACCCGAAGGCTGAGTAAACTTCATAGACCTGGTCCAGAATATCGCTCACTTCAATCTGGATCTGCTGCTCAGTACAAAAAACGTGAGCATCGTCCTGAATAAAGGTACGCACCCGGAATAAGCCATGGGTAACACCACTCTTTTCATGCCGATGCACCCGACCGAATTCACTCATCTTGATCGGCAAATCACGATAAGAACGTGGTGCATCGCCATAGATCAGTGTGTGTCCCGGACAATTCATGGGTTTCACAGCAAAATCACGGTCGTCAACCTTGGTGAAATACATATTCTCGCGGTAATTATCATAATGACCGGATCGCTTCCACATCTCTGCACTCATGATCAGTGGTGTGTTTACCTCTTCATAGAGGTGACGGGTATTAGACTCCCGGACATAATCCAGAATACTGTTATATATAGTGGTTCCCTTGGCGTGGAAGAAAGCGTTGGCCGGTGCATCATTGTGAAAACTAAACCAACCCAATTCTCTTCCCAACCTGCGATGGTCACGCTTTTTTGCTTCCTCTAACAGATGCAGATATTTCTTCAGTGATTTTTTATCCGGGAAAGCAGTACCGTAGATACGGGACAACATCTGATTATTCTCATTACCCCGCCAATAAGCACCGGCGACACTTAATAACTTGAACGCACCAGCTCGTTTAGTTGTAGGAATGTGCGGACCACGACAAAGATCGATAAATTCACCCTGTTCATAGACAGAGATCACTTCTCCCTCAGGTAGTTCAGAAATAATCTCAACCTTATAGGACTCATTCATTGCTTCAAAGCGTTTGATGGCATCCTGGCGAGATAATTCGAGGCGTTTGACCGGTAGATCTTCAGCAACGATCTTTTTCATCTCAACTTCAATTGCAGCCAGCTGATCATCTGTAAAGGGTTTTTCGATATCAAAATCGTAATAAAAGCCATTCTCGATGGAAGGACCAATGGTCACTTTCACCTCAGGATACAGCCGTTTCACCGCCTGAGCCATGATGTGAGAAGTACTGTGCAATAATATTTCGTGGGCTTCAGGATCAACTGCTTTAATAAAGACAATTGTTGAATTCTCAGTCAGCTCGGTTGCCAGATCAACCACCTGACCATTGATCCGTACAGCGACCAATTGTTGTTCAAAACGCGGGTTTATTCCTTGAGCAATTTCGAACGCACGAATGCCAGACGGCTGTTCTTCAACTCTGCCATCTGGGTATGTGATCTGTATGTTCCCATTCGCGTTCATATCCTGTGGGCGATACTGGACTCGAACCAGTGACTCCTTGCATGTCAAGCAAGTACTCTAACCACCTGAGCTAATCGCCCTTATAATTATGAGTTGTGAATTCTGAATGGTGAATGATAGTTCAAAATTCTCTCATAATTTATAAGAAATCTTTTCCCCGGGAGATTGATCATAATCTGATTATATCGCCCTCTTTAAAAAAAACTCGGGACATTAACTCTCCCGTTCTTGAGTAGTATCTCCTCACCACCTGCCTGTCACAGCGTAGCTGCTAAGCGAAACCGGAAGCTAATCGCCCCCTTAATAAACTTCACCTCGAACTCCCCTGTCCATTTTGACCAGGATCGCTCATGCTTATAAAAACCAATGCTGAAGTTATAACCATTAATCACAACTTAGCAGGACTTACTATTTAACACCACAAACTGTGGAATAGTCCTAAAGCATCTTACGATGCGAAAAAGCGTGCGAAAGTAACAGCCTACCTATGCGTGGGCAAGCAGATTTCCCAGCTTTTTCATGCTTTCTTTTCCAATAAAATAAGGGACTTGTCGGGGGCGTTACTTCAGGAACTGATCAGCTACCGAAGTACCTTTTTCTGTCACTTCTTCAGTTACCTCAGTAGCCATATTTACCGGACTGAATTCCTTCTGGACCAGATCCATTTCATTGAGAACGCGATCAACTGCCCGTACTGTATTCGAGCGTTGTTGTCTGGCCAGAATAAAAAGGGCCATAGCAATGCCAACGATCGCAGAAACTACAAAATTGCCGCTGATCATACCAACCGACTCAATTTCTGCACCACCAACCATGATCAGCAACAACAGTGCTAGAATGGAAAAGGATACACCAAACACCAGCGATGCTAGAATTTGGAATGTAAGGTTGGTTGAGCTGATCTTGCTGACCATCTCTTCAATCTTTTCCCAATCCCGCTCACGCACAGGCAAAGCGCTCTGTTCTTTATGCTTGCGAAGTATAAGATTTGCAGTAAGATTTAATTCGTTCATGATCCACTCCTTTTTCCGAGTTATTATTTCCCTGGAATCCACATAGACAGACACAATCAGTCAAGAAATCAGTTGGTGAATTCACACTGAGCATATATTGAAATTTAGCCGTTAATGCTAATGCACAAGTTGCCTGCTGTCAAGAGCAGAGTAGGTTTTTGTTCGTGCTGCGTACAAATCTAAGTTCTAAATATTTTATCCACCGATCAGGCAGACTGATCTAATGACAACTAATACCAATTGCATCATTTCGAAGGTGACTCGTTAGATCGACTTGCTTTCAGAACCCTGGGTTGCCAGATCCAGAGTCATTCCGGCTTTTATAAGATACCAGGCACCGGATGGCGTATAAATGAGATAGTTCATTAAATGCAGAACAATAGCAAAAGCTCGTGCCTGATCACTTTCGATATTAAATATCATCAAAGCAGCCAGTACAGCTCCATGATAGGTGCCCACATACCCTGGTGCGGCCGGGATCGCCAACGACAGAGTCGTGAAAATCAATAGAATAAAAGAGACCTCATAAATCTCAATCATGCTCAGACCGAAATTGAAGGATGCCAAGCCCATGACAGTCACCACAAAGTAGAGGAACCAAAGGAAAAGAGTCTGGCTAAGCACATGGATGGGATGTGGCATACGCCAGATGGTCTCAAGACCTTTAAATAGGGAGATGAGATGTTCAGCCCGTTTTGGGTGCCCTTTATCAACCATTTTCTGGGACCACTTTTCAATTCGTCCAAAGAAACGATCGTGGTGTTTGTTTACCCAAAACCCAAAAACCAGAGCAACCACTATGGCGACCAATCCCAAACCTGAAAGCAAATTTGCCGCTTCAAACGAAGGCACTACCATTCCATAAATACCGGCTAAAACCAAAAATGAGAACATGTCCAATCCACGTTCAACTACAATAGAAGCCCCCACCCCACTGACCTTGATCCCATGGCGTTTGGAAACAACCACAGCCCGGAGTACTTCTCCCAGCTTAAAGGGTAACACATTATTCCCCATATACCCCATCATGGTTGCTTCAAACAAATGGATCCGCTTGACTGTTTTCTGCGGCATCAACAATATTCTCCAGCGAGCAGCACGAACAACATTGCTAAAAATCAATACCAGCCCGCCACCACCCAGTATCCAATAGTTAATCGAGCGTATCGACAGCCAGAATGAGTCCCAATCCAGATCTTTGAACGAGAAATAAACCAATCCCAGACTTACTGCCACTGATATGATAAATTTGAGAGGGTGCTCTTTCACTAGTTTTGAAAACTGCATTATTAATCCCTTAAATCTGCAGTTTGGTAATGCAGAAAATCTTTTTGAATATTCGGTAAAACAAAATCATGATAATTTTTAAGATAGTTAAGCGTGATCAGATATTTATTCCCATCGTAATCGACTAGAATGATCTGTTTAAGATCATCGTTGGCATCCAGGACAACGGAGAGGCTTTCCCAATCAGAAAAATCTCCGGAAAACCGAAAATCCAGGCGTTTTAACCCATTCCCAGTTATTTCTTCACGTTTAAATCTGGCATCACTAAGATCACCACCTACAAAAAGCTGTTTTAAAAGCTCATCAGGGGAGGCATTTTCATAAATGATCTGCTGTCGGACATGATTGATAGTCATCATTTCATTCTCCGTAACAAAAATCTCCATCCCAAATGCATCCAGGGTCAAATGAAAATTGCGATCGGCCTTAATGTCCATTTTGAGTGTGATCGAATCATTTTTGCCCATGAATCGCCAATCAATGACCTGACTGATCTCCAGACTGCTGGACTGCATTTTCATGAAATGATCAATAACCTGATTCAACTGTTGCGGAGTTTTCCCTGCCCAACCCTGTGCGATCAGCAATATTCCAATAATTGTTATACGTAGATATTTTCGCAATAGAAGATTCCAGATGTTGCTTTTTTTATTGACCATCTGGAATATTAACAGTGTCTGAACTTAGTCATCAAGGATATCTTCATCGAACGAAGGATTATCCAGAACTTCTGGACCAACCAGAACTTCTCGAGCCTTACTCCCTGTATTGGGTCCTACTACGCCGGCGCGTTCAAGCTCATCAATTAACCGACCCGCCCGGGCATAACCAACCCGTAAGCGACGCTGGATCATGCTCACTGATCCTTGTTGGTGCAGAACAACCAGACGATAGGCCTCGTCAAAAAGCACATCCCGTTCGGCATCGGCACTATCACCAGCAATAGTGGGATCAGATTCATCAACGATTCCCGGCAACAATTCTTCCTCAGGTTTAGGCTGCTCTTGAATATGATCCAGAACGTCTTCTATCTCTTCCAGAGTCACAAAGGCATTGTGCAGGCGAACCGGAGCCGGTGCCCCAGGAGCCAATAACAGCATATCCCCTCGTCCTAATAATTTTTCAGCACCATTCTGATCCAAAATGGTTCGGGAATCATTCTTCTGAGCAACTTTAAACGCAATTCGGGTGGGGAAATTCGCTTTGATGACACCGGTGATGACATCGACTGAGGGACGCTGAGTGGCGATGACCAAATGAATACCAACAGCTCGAGCCATCTGTGCCAACCGAGCGATGGGCTCTTCAATCTCCTTGCCGGCAGTAATCATTAGATCAGCCAATTCATCAACCAACACAACGATGAAGGGCAAGGGGTCATAGCCCTCTCTAGAGGCACGCTCATTGTACTGATCGATATTGCGCACGGTCTGTTTGGATAAAAGATTATAACGTTTTTCCATCTCCAACTCGGCTGATCGTAAAGCATGAATAGCATTCTTGGGAGTGGTGATCACATATTCATCAATGCTTTCGCTGGTGATTAAATGATATCCCTTGAGTCGTTTATAGGTTGACAGTTCCAGTTTTTTAGGATCAATCATGATAAATTTGACCTGATCAGGTCTTGCGCGATAGAGTATGGAACTAATGATCGTGTTGATACACACCGACTTACCGGATCCAGTCGCTCCGGCAACTAGCAAGTGAGGCATTTTTGCCAGATCAGCTACAAATATCTCACCTGAAGTGGTTTTGCCCAATGCAATAGTAAGAACCGAATCTGGTTCAGAGAATTTTTGTGAATTGATGCCGCTTTTAAAATAAACGATCTCGGGCTCATCATTGGGCAGTTCGATTCCCACTGAGTTCTTACCAGGGATAGGGGCTATTATGCGCACGCTCTGGGCTTCCATAACCCGGGCAATATCATCTGAAAGATTGGCAATTTTGGCCACCCGAATACCGGGACCGGGTTCGACCTCATAGCGAGTGATCACCGGACCGGGGGCAATGTTTGTGACCCGGCCATCCACACCGAAGGTTTCCAGAGTTTGGATTAAAAGTTCAGCTTTCCTGATGAGGATATCTCTGGATTGACCAGCTGAGATGGGCGGAGGTTCAGTAAGTATATCTACTGATGGCAATTTGTATTCACGCTTGGGAACCTTTACCTGTGTCTCATCATAATCAACCTCGTCTTCCACAATAGCGGACTCGATCTCGATCTCATTTGGTCTCAGGGTGGTCTGCAGTGCTCTTCCCAGATTCTTCGGTAAAGACTCTTCCTGTTGAATGGGTGGCGATTCAAACTTTTTTTCCTGTGGTATTGCTGTGGGGGAAGTTGGAGGTTTTGGCGCGACAGTTTCTTCGCGTTGGATGGGTGCCTGAGCCCTGCCTTTAAGATCTTTCGCTTTGGCGCGTTGCATGGCGGCACTGTTAAATTTATTTTTTATCTCAGAAATGCGGTCTTCGATCCATTCATTGAGCTTACGGAATGAAAATCCTCTCCAGGCCTGGATCAAAACCAGAATAGCAGTAACGAGGATCAATAGGGTTCCAGTAAATCCCAAAAAATCGTTGAGCAGGTGAGCAATATTTACTGAAAGATATCCAGCATGGCGAAATAGGTTTTCGCTGGTCATGGCACTCTTATCCGCTATAAGACTGAAAAGCGTAATAAATACCAGTGACAAACTTAAGCTGTACCCG is drawn from Candidatus Neomarinimicrobiota bacterium and contains these coding sequences:
- the pheT gene encoding phenylalanine--tRNA ligase subunit beta — protein: MNISYNWLKEYIDIDLSPVALAEKLTAAGLEANLVKQFPDFFKSIKVGHVISKEKHPDADKLSVCYVDLGDGEPHQIICGAPNVDQGQKVSVATIGTTFPDGMKIKKAKLRGIVSYGMICSERELELSTNHEGIMVLDTAAQPGMDMTDYLSGGDVSIELDLTPDRSDALGHIGVARDLAALLGKSIQKPDISLVESSLNTADLISVEILDEQACPRYAARLIKDIKISESPIWLRQRLQAIGIRSINNVVDAANYVLMETGHPLHTFDLRFIEGDKIVVRMAKENEKITTLDGKERELDDKVLLICDGLKPIAVAGVMGGENSEVKDDTTDLLLESAYFDPIVVRRGARKLQLATDASHRFERGTDPNGVIYALDRLAGLIVELAGGHITQGAVDVYPEEIMPQVIDFRVERCNKILGTDIAAQDMAKIFAGLGMVVTAAENESFVVTAPTFRPDLSREIDLIEEIGRIFGYDNIPTPEHFSISNKISPPAPDKMREKIMDHLASIGFNQIYGNSLVSIEEHPVVLGDEEPLMLANPLSRDMASIRTSLMVGMIKAAEYNLNRRQADLKLFEVGQVSSVDLNSDTGAGERTHLVLFMAGELQVQQWSQKAVSSDIFHMKGVLSALFADLFNEQLIFAPVKHKMFNSGVEVMLGGEKIGILGELKEDGDNTDQILGVYCEVNVSKDLGKNNRIKYEKVPAFPTVERDLSILIDAHVVFEDIDKIINENAGKYLLYSRLYDIYEGKSIASGKKSLTFRLVFQNQKRTLTENEIDKDFKRILKGLEGAYNATLREAI
- the pheS gene encoding phenylalanine--tRNA ligase subunit alpha produces the protein MSLFKKVDELRSEFKQALASSPALSDLERIKQQYLGRKGVLNDLFKQIKDVEPARKGDFGNLVNRLKQEVQETIDNLMSSTTSAGGESSGLDVSLPGVHYERGTLHPIEQTLRDMKNIFHRLGFSVAEGPEVETQWRNFDALNFPPEHPARDMQDTFFLNNGSVLRTHTSPVQIRLMLEEQPPIRSIMPGRVYRNEAIDAGHYCLFHQIEGLYVDENVTLGELKATLELFCREYFGEDVKLRFRPSFFPFTEPSNEVDVTCFLCNGQGCRVCKQTGWLEIGGCGMVDPNVFAAVDYDSEKYTGYAFGMGVERIAMLKYGINDIRLFYENDVRFLKQF
- the rplT gene encoding 50S ribosomal protein L20; translation: MPKSSSSVARKRRHKKYLKAARGYYGARSRLYKTARETVERAWVYAYRDRKDRKRQFRRLWIARINAAARLNGVSYSRLMNGLKKSSIELNRKMLAEIAVTDPAGFAAIVAKTK
- the rpmI gene encoding 50S ribosomal protein L35, with product MPKMKSNRAAKKRFKLTGKGKVKRNKAFTSHMQNNKSQKQKRKLRKSGLLTGGDAAKVKKVISV
- the infC gene encoding translation initiation factor IF-3, yielding MKKYKVYAKEEELRINGEIDEPEVRLVDENGEQVGVVPVQEALVRSEKAELDLVEVAPNAKPPVCKLMDYSKFKYEKAKKAKEAKKKQKVIQNKEVRFRPNIEDHDLKTKVTKVREFLDDGDRVKITIMFRGREMAYLDRGPLLMTKIMSHLGEDINMEYTPTMEGRFLTTVVTLKKGGN
- the thrS gene encoding threonine--tRNA ligase, which gives rise to MNANGNIQITYPDGRVEEQPSGIRAFEIAQGINPRFEQQLVAVRINGQVVDLATELTENSTIVFIKAVDPEAHEILLHSTSHIMAQAVKRLYPEVKVTIGPSIENGFYYDFDIEKPFTDDQLAAIEVEMKKIVAEDLPVKRLELSRQDAIKRFEAMNESYKVEIISELPEGEVISVYEQGEFIDLCRGPHIPTTKRAGAFKLLSVAGAYWRGNENNQMLSRIYGTAFPDKKSLKKYLHLLEEAKKRDHRRLGRELGWFSFHNDAPANAFFHAKGTTIYNSILDYVRESNTRHLYEEVNTPLIMSAEMWKRSGHYDNYRENMYFTKVDDRDFAVKPMNCPGHTLIYGDAPRSYRDLPIKMSEFGRVHRHEKSGVTHGLFRVRTFIQDDAHVFCTEQQIQIEVSDILDQVYEVYSAFGFENIHVELSTKPEKSIGSQAVWDKAEDALESVLRSREIDFQLNPGDGAFYGPKIDFHIKDSLNRSWQCGTVQVDFSMPERFGLTYTGEDGKDHQPVMIHRAIVGSLERFMGILIEHFAARMPVWLAPIQVKVIPIADRHEDYARAVVKELRTAGIRVEANWKNEKIGQKIRLAELEKVPYMFILGDREVEEQKVSVRRHGAGDIGTLDLAEVNERILDEIRERTDQKI
- a CDS encoding lysylphosphatidylglycerol synthase transmembrane domain-containing protein encodes the protein MQFSKLVKEHPLKFIISVAVSLGLVYFSFKDLDWDSFWLSIRSINYWILGGGGLVLIFSNVVRAARWRILLMPQKTVKRIHLFEATMMGYMGNNVLPFKLGEVLRAVVVSKRHGIKVSGVGASIVVERGLDMFSFLVLAGIYGMVVPSFEAANLLSGLGLVAIVVALVFGFWVNKHHDRFFGRIEKWSQKMVDKGHPKRAEHLISLFKGLETIWRMPHPIHVLSQTLFLWFLYFVVTVMGLASFNFGLSMIEIYEVSFILLIFTTLSLAIPAAPGYVGTYHGAVLAALMIFNIESDQARAFAIVLHLMNYLIYTPSGAWYLIKAGMTLDLATQGSESKSI
- a CDS encoding DNA translocase FtsK; translation: MTSKKKIISLADKSREILGILTMVIGLFVLLSLISHEPTEELSIMSGVHFYNWMGYIGIFISYILFKMFIGWASLVIAILIGVWGYVIFAEKEFQPVFRFTGYSLSLSLVFITLFSLIADKSAMTSENLFRHAGYLSVNIAHLLNDFLGFTGTLLILVTAILVLIQAWRGFSFRKLNEWIEDRISEIKNKFNSAAMQRAKAKDLKGRAQAPIQREETVAPKPPTSPTAIPQEKKFESPPIQQEESLPKNLGRALQTTLRPNEIEIESAIVEDEVDYDETQVKVPKREYKLPSVDILTEPPPISAGQSRDILIRKAELLIQTLETFGVDGRVTNIAPGPVITRYEVEPGPGIRVAKIANLSDDIARVMEAQSVRIIAPIPGKNSVGIELPNDEPEIVYFKSGINSQKFSEPDSVLTIALGKTTSGEIFVADLAKMPHLLVAGATGSGKSVCINTIISSILYRARPDQVKFIMIDPKKLELSTYKRLKGYHLITSESIDEYVITTPKNAIHALRSAELEMEKRYNLLSKQTVRNIDQYNERASREGYDPLPFIVVLVDELADLMITAGKEIEEPIARLAQMARAVGIHLVIATQRPSVDVITGVIKANFPTRIAFKVAQKNDSRTILDQNGAEKLLGRGDMLLLAPGAPAPVRLHNAFVTLEEIEDVLDHIQEQPKPEEELLPGIVDESDPTIAGDSADAERDVLFDEAYRLVVLHQQGSVSMIQRRLRVGYARAGRLIDELERAGVVGPNTGSKAREVLVGPEVLDNPSFDEDILDD